The genome window GCGCAGTTCGCCTGTCGCATTGCGATAGCGGCCGATCTGGACGTTGCGGCCGTCCAGCTTGGCGTCGGCGGCGCGGCGCTGCAGACCCTCCTGCCGGTGCAGGGCCTGGGACAGGACCGCATCGCCGTTGCGCGGCGAGACCGTCCCGTCGGTCGATCCGTGCAGCACGAAGAGGCGGCACCCCACCCCGGTGCCCCGGTCCGACCCGCCCTGCGACATCGCCTGGAAGGCGCCCGACATGTCGCGGGCCGCGCCGTTGGGCAGGCCCGAATGGCAGGCGACCGCGCCGAAATCATCGGCGAAGACCGCGCCCAGGGTCACGGCCATCGCGCCCCCGGCCGACAGGCCCGCCGCAAAGCGCAGATCGGGCGGCACCGCGAATTCATGCGCGATGGTGCGGGTCAGGTCGGCCAAGAAGGCGGCCTCGCCGCTGTCCGTGCCGCCGTGGCGGGCCTCGAACCAGTTCCAGCAGCGGTTCATGTTGGCCTGCGACGGCTGCTTGGGAGCGATCACGATGACGCGGTGCTGCTCGGCGGCCTCGAGGATGCCGGTGCCGCGCGCGAAGTCGTCGGGATCCTGCGTGCAGCCGTGCAGCAGCAGCAGCAGGCCCGCGGCAGGCTCGCCCGCCAGCGAGGCAGGGACATAGAGGCGCAGGTCGCGGGTCTCGCCCGCCGCCTGATGGCGCCGCCAGGTCCATTCGGCGCCCTCGGGCAGGACGGGGGCGGGGCCCGAGGCGCGGGCGCCCGGCAGGCCGGCACCGAAGCCGCCGGTCAGGCCGCCAGAGAGGCCGCCCGCCAGACCACCGGGCAAGCCGCCCGTGAGCCCGCCGCCGCCCATGCCGGGCAGGCGCAGGTTGCTCAGCAAAGCCTGCATGTCGGGCAGGTCGGGGGCGCTTGCACCCGCACCGGCACCGGGTGCCGCATCGGGCGCCGCGCCGATCCCGCCCGAGCCGAGGCCCGTCTGGATCATCTGTGTCGCCTCGGACAGTTGGCCCGCACGCATCAGGCGGGTGATCTCGGCCATGTTCATCTGGATCGGTTTGGTCATCTTACAGTCCTTTTTTCGGGCGGCAGGCGTCGAGGGCCGACTTGACCCCCGCATCCGCCTGAAGGGTTCCCAGAACCTCGATGGTCCTGATCGTTTGGGTGACGAGGTCGGCGGGAATGTCGCGGGCGAATCGGGCCAGCCCGATCACCCGCAGGTCCAGCATCTGGTTGGCGGCCTTCAGGCCCTGCAACTCGGCCAGGGTGACGTCGCGCAGGCCCATGACGAAGTCGTCGCGGATGATGGTGGGGGCCACCGCCGTGTCGTGGCGGTCCAGCTGTGCGCGGATCGCGGTGCGGATCAGGTCGCTGCGGCTGGCATAGAACCCCTCGCGCACCAGAAGGTCGATCCGTCCCAGATCGACGAAGCCCAGGTTGATGGTGATCTTTTCGGTGTCCGCGCTGCGGGCCGGTGATGGTGATGCCATGTCATGTTCCTCTGTCTACCATCCATATGGATGTCTGACGGAGGGTTTGCGACTTGATCTTTGTCAATTCGGACGGAAATCGTCACAACGCCGCGACGCCCCGCAAGCGGGGGGGAACCAGCGGGTCCGTCAGGCGTCAGGTTCTTGCGCGTGAGGGAAACCGCCGGCGGGACGCCTGAAAAGGACGCTGCGTCCTGTTGTCCTGCTTGGCGTGCAAATCAGTCAATTGAACCGGATTGGTAATTGACAACCGTAGGATAAAGTCCACAACGGATCGGGCCGAGGAGGCGCGTGACATGCTTGTTGGAATGATCGGAACTTCCGTCCTGGTCGGCCTCATCGCAGCGCTGGCGATGGCTTTCAGCGGCGCCGATCTGCTGACCGCGTTCCTGCAGGGCTATGTGGGGGGCGGGGTCGCATCCATGGTCGTGCTGGCCACCGCCCTGTCCCTGCGCGACCGCCTGTCCCGCCGGGCCGAGGAGCGGCGCGACCGGCTAGCAGCCGGTGGCGCGCAGCACAATCCGGAAGGTCCGTACAATCAGTGACAGGTCCATCGACAGGCTGACCTCTTCGCAATAGCGCTGGTCATAGACCGACCGGGCCGCGAAGGTGGTGCCGTTGCGCTCGGACACCTGCCACAAGCCGGTCAGGCCGGGGCGGTGCAGGGCATAGTAGGACCCGGGATACATGGACCGCTGTTCGGTCATCATCGGACGGGGGCCCACCAGGCTCATCTGGCCGAACAGAACGTTCAGCAGCTGCGGCAGCTCGTCCAGCGAGGTCTTGCGCAGGATGCGGCCCACGCGGGTGATGCGGGGATCGTCGCGCAGCTTCTGGTGATGGTCCCATTCGATCCGGGCTGCGGGGTTCGCTTGCAGATGGGCGGTCAGCAGGGCATCGGCCCCGGGCCTCATCGTGCGGAACTTGTACATGCGGAAGGGCGTCCAGGCCCGGCCAAGTCGTTCCTGGACATAGAACGGCGAGCGCCCGTCCAGCATCACCGCCAGGGCCACCACCACCAGGAAGGGCAGCAGGATCGGCAGGGCGATCAGAATGAGGAAGGTGTCCAGAAGGCGCTTGCCTCCCTGGACGTAAAGTCCTTGCGTATCAAGCGACAGATCGAGCGCCGGATCCGAGGTCAGGCCGTTTCCAGCCTCGTTGTGGTGAGCCATGTGACAACTCCGGCCTGGGAACCAGTAAAAAAGACCACGTTTTCAAGATGAAGACCGACCGTGTCTCATTCATCGGCAACGGGTTCTGTCTACCGGTGCAGTTCAGGTATTGATAGTTGTCTAAAAAGAGAAGTTTGGTTTAAAAATAGGAATATCCGAGCCTGCCGCGCAGGCGGCCGGTGCGGGGAAAACCGGGGCGGTCGATCCGGTCATTCCTGCAGTGATCCTGCCCCGCATGGGTCCGGGGAGGGGGCCTGTCGCATCAGATCAGCTCGACCTCCCCTGACAGAAGGCCCGAATCGATGCCGCCCAGGTTGAGTAACCCGCCATCCCGAAGATCGCGGTCAAGACAGAGACGGTCGCCCAGGTGCAGAACGTCCGGCTCCCACGGGGTATCGGTCCTGGCCGTCCCCCGCAGGATCTCGATTCTGGTCGTTCCGCGAATCCTGAGCATTTTTGTCTCTGCACTAAGCTGTCCCGGATATGTGCTAACCCAGAATTGTCCGGCAGAGAGGCCCGATCTTCGTCCGGAGGCGCCGAGCGGCGGGAAGTTGCAAATGTACAGCTTTGTTCAGCAGATTTTTGCCTAAGAAAAACATGCATATGCATCATGTTGCTTCCTGAAGTTGCAGCCGGTGCGGTCGCGTGCTGCCAGCGGCTGAGCCGCGGCCCCCTCGGGCAGCCGTCCGCTTGGGCAGGCGGACGGTACGGCACGGACCTTGGGCGCAGACCCGCGCAGATCGTCGTAGCCTCGCGCAAGGGTTTGAGTTACCGTCCCGTTCAGTCGTTTCCAGTAAGGTTGTCCTGCATGCCCCACCGCCCGCGTGTCCTGATCATCGCCGAGGCGGCCAATCCGGAATGGGTGTCGGTTCCCCTGGTCGGCTGGTCCCTGGCCCAAGCGATGCGCCGCCGTGCCCATGTCCATGTCGTGACGCAGACCCGCAACCGCGACGCCTTCGTCCGCGCCGGGCTGGTCGAGGGGCAGGATTTCACCGCCATCGACAGCGAGGCCGTGGCGGCGCCCATGTACCGGCTGGCCAACCTGCTGCGCATGGGCAGCGGCAAGGGCTGGACCATGGTCACCGCCATCGCCTCGCTCAGCTATCCCTATTTCGAGCGGCTGGTCTGGAAGAAGTTCGGCGCCCGCATCCAGGCCGGGGAATTCGACGTGGTGCATCGAATCACGCCGCTGTCGCCGACCATCGCCTCGTCTCTGGCGCCCAAGGTGGCGGCGGCCAAGGTGCCCTTCGTGCTGGGCCCCCTGAACGGCGGCGTGCCCTGGCCCAAGGGTTTCGACAGCGAACGGCGGCGCGAGCGCGAATGGCTGTCCTATGTGCGCGGCGCCTACAAGGCGAACCCGGCGCATCGCAAGATGCTGCGGTCCTCGGCGCTGATCATCGCCGGATCGCGCCACACCGCCGGAGAGATCCCGGCCGCCCATCAGCACAAGACCGTCTGGCTGCCCGAGAATGCCATCGACCCCGCCCGCTTCAACCTGACCGCCCCGCAGGACCTGACCGGCCCGCTGCGCGCCTGCTTCCTGGGCCGCCTGGTGCCCTACAAGGGCCCCGACATGCTGCTGGAGGCCGCGGCGCCCCTGATGCGCGAGGGCAAGCTGGTCCTGGACATGATCGGCGACGGGCCGATGGCGGACGATCTGCGCGCGCAGGCCGAGCGGCTGCAGATTTCCCATGCCGTCACCTTCCACGGGCATCTGCCCCATGACCAGGTCCAGCCGGTGCTGGCGCGGGCGAACCTGATGACCTTCCCCTCGATCCGCGAATTCGGCGGCGGCGTCGTGCTGGAGGCGATGGCCCTGGGCGTCGTCCCGATGGTCGTCGACTATGCGGGCCCGGGCGAGCTGGTGACCGGAGAGACGGGCTATCTGATCCCGGTGGGTCCGCGCCCGCGCATCGTCGCGGCCTTCCGCGCGGCGCTGGAGGCGCTGGCCGCCGACCCCTCGGGCCTGCCCGTCAAGGCGCAGGCGGCGCGGCGCACGGCGCTGGCCGACTTCACCTGGGACGCCAAGGCGGCCCGGATCCTGGCCTTCTATGCCGCGATCCCCGACCTGCAGGCCGCCTGATCCCGCAGGATCCGCCCGTTCAAGGGGGCTTGTTTGCCTTGACACCCTGATGGCATGCTGGCACGCCGGACGATGATGTAAACCAGATCGTTCTTGGTTTCCACAACTGCGGGTAGGCATAGCCAGATGACACAGACACGTCCTGCCCCCAGGACCCCGCGGGACGACATCACCGATCTGGGCCCCGCCACCGACAGCCAGCTGGGCTTCCTGCTGCCG of Paracoccus liaowanqingii contains these proteins:
- a CDS encoding CopG family transcriptional regulator, with protein sequence MASPSPARSADTEKITINLGFVDLGRIDLLVREGFYASRSDLIRTAIRAQLDRHDTAVAPTIIRDDFVMGLRDVTLAELQGLKAANQMLDLRVIGLARFARDIPADLVTQTIRTIEVLGTLQADAGVKSALDACRPKKGL
- a CDS encoding glycosyltransferase family 4 protein: MPHRPRVLIIAEAANPEWVSVPLVGWSLAQAMRRRAHVHVVTQTRNRDAFVRAGLVEGQDFTAIDSEAVAAPMYRLANLLRMGSGKGWTMVTAIASLSYPYFERLVWKKFGARIQAGEFDVVHRITPLSPTIASSLAPKVAAAKVPFVLGPLNGGVPWPKGFDSERRREREWLSYVRGAYKANPAHRKMLRSSALIIAGSRHTAGEIPAAHQHKTVWLPENAIDPARFNLTAPQDLTGPLRACFLGRLVPYKGPDMLLEAAAPLMREGKLVLDMIGDGPMADDLRAQAERLQISHAVTFHGHLPHDQVQPVLARANLMTFPSIREFGGGVVLEAMALGVVPMVVDYAGPGELVTGETGYLIPVGPRPRIVAAFRAALEALAADPSGLPVKAQAARRTALADFTWDAKAARILAFYAAIPDLQAA
- a CDS encoding sugar transferase; this translates as MAHHNEAGNGLTSDPALDLSLDTQGLYVQGGKRLLDTFLILIALPILLPFLVVVALAVMLDGRSPFYVQERLGRAWTPFRMYKFRTMRPGADALLTAHLQANPAARIEWDHHQKLRDDPRITRVGRILRKTSLDELPQLLNVLFGQMSLVGPRPMMTEQRSMYPGSYYALHRPGLTGLWQVSERNGTTFAARSVYDQRYCEEVSLSMDLSLIVRTFRIVLRATGC
- a CDS encoding extracellular catalytic domain type 1 short-chain-length polyhydroxyalkanoate depolymerase gives rise to the protein MTKPIQMNMAEITRLMRAGQLSEATQMIQTGLGSGGIGAAPDAAPGAGAGASAPDLPDMQALLSNLRLPGMGGGGLTGGLPGGLAGGLSGGLTGGFGAGLPGARASGPAPVLPEGAEWTWRRHQAAGETRDLRLYVPASLAGEPAAGLLLLLHGCTQDPDDFARGTGILEAAEQHRVIVIAPKQPSQANMNRCWNWFEARHGGTDSGEAAFLADLTRTIAHEFAVPPDLRFAAGLSAGGAMAVTLGAVFADDFGAVACHSGLPNGAARDMSGAFQAMSQGGSDRGTGVGCRLFVLHGSTDGTVSPRNGDAVLSQALHRQEGLQRRAADAKLDGRNVQIGRYRNATGELRIESWRVEGLGHAWSGGNPQGSHTATGPSATQAMLKFFLD